The following proteins are co-located in the Mycolicibacterium goodii genome:
- a CDS encoding PE-PPE domain-containing protein, with protein MAHKRTVEAEVALAAAPDLPDIPGLPDLSAIPKLGGAYAVGPVFWAAQLLGITPLDVVEAAAGLVGGSEVAGLVNQLLQVLEALSPVEIGVKGPWPSDVYNAVNNLDYLASGIGDLIGEPVKAIPLVGPLVWGAVKEIVETIIGVAPVLNQRRAVIFSESLGGLSTSLAYRDMIKAVQTDAADWGDGVTGQWLIFFNNPSRPGGGLFALATPITNLFGLNLSTPPAGSYTNEAANDGDVTKVINTAIMDISWAYNILSDAPTTLNPLAWANAAVGAVFLTYLTPSANNNILSHVVPELTVSIADGLKTMLDITGGQGLDMVPGWNEIVDVVKALDLLGLQPEKVLEEIANLTKFPGTAHYITYDSGNLPLLEPFRLVPRLLNLIPGVDIPTPLTDSVEEALRMMVNMGYQDVDPETLQRRFDMAGEQAYLYKNPLTPTQMVAAQKLIFNTLIDGIVNNALTPSKWTPTIPGLNLAPIFENDITLAVSAVLRQMVEGFRDAVNPVFGAVETGLKPITDALDAIDSQVTDALDGVFHVDEPTPNVSTEEDAANRTTAVNDLAASEGNQLRTLFVAKEDITPVPEVDTEADTEAEADKPVDVVTETPTTESTAPATDGGTTGTPAESQNQTETKDADQAKDTAGETATDAGDKQDAPTKPQKPRGLKKITESFKATPGKHAADANDPAKKTVQETVEKVTAGVDDAVKNLEKAAKDAKAKATANASASKTSDKKSEGADADTASDDQAAA; from the coding sequence TTGGCACACAAGCGGACCGTGGAAGCCGAGGTCGCGTTGGCCGCCGCGCCCGACCTCCCGGATATCCCGGGTCTGCCCGACCTGTCCGCCATCCCGAAACTCGGCGGCGCGTACGCCGTAGGGCCGGTGTTCTGGGCCGCGCAACTGCTGGGTATCACGCCACTCGACGTGGTCGAGGCCGCCGCCGGTCTGGTCGGCGGCAGCGAGGTGGCTGGGCTCGTCAACCAACTGCTCCAGGTACTCGAGGCCCTCTCCCCCGTCGAGATCGGAGTCAAGGGCCCGTGGCCCAGTGACGTCTACAACGCGGTCAACAACCTCGACTACCTGGCGAGCGGCATCGGCGATCTCATCGGGGAACCGGTCAAAGCCATCCCGCTCGTCGGCCCCCTGGTGTGGGGAGCGGTCAAGGAGATCGTCGAGACGATCATCGGCGTCGCCCCGGTCCTCAACCAACGCCGGGCGGTCATCTTCTCCGAGAGCCTCGGCGGGCTGAGCACCTCGCTGGCCTATCGGGACATGATCAAGGCAGTGCAGACCGATGCCGCCGACTGGGGTGACGGCGTCACCGGCCAGTGGCTGATCTTCTTCAACAACCCGAGTCGTCCCGGCGGCGGATTGTTCGCTCTCGCAACGCCTATCACCAATCTCTTCGGCCTGAACCTGTCGACACCCCCCGCGGGCAGTTACACCAACGAGGCCGCGAACGACGGTGACGTCACCAAGGTCATCAACACCGCGATCATGGACATCTCGTGGGCCTACAACATCCTCTCGGATGCGCCCACCACGCTGAATCCGTTGGCGTGGGCCAACGCTGCCGTCGGCGCGGTGTTCCTGACCTACCTCACCCCCAGCGCGAACAACAACATCCTGAGTCACGTTGTGCCGGAACTGACGGTGAGCATCGCCGACGGGCTCAAGACGATGCTGGACATCACCGGCGGGCAGGGCCTGGACATGGTGCCCGGCTGGAACGAGATCGTCGACGTGGTGAAGGCGTTGGACCTGCTCGGCCTGCAACCCGAGAAGGTTCTCGAAGAGATTGCCAATCTCACCAAGTTCCCCGGCACGGCCCACTACATCACCTACGACTCGGGCAACCTGCCGCTGCTCGAACCGTTCCGGTTGGTGCCGCGGCTGCTCAATCTCATTCCGGGCGTTGACATCCCGACGCCGCTGACCGACAGCGTCGAAGAGGCGCTGCGGATGATGGTCAACATGGGCTACCAGGACGTCGACCCGGAGACGCTGCAACGCCGCTTCGACATGGCCGGCGAGCAGGCGTACCTGTACAAGAACCCGCTGACGCCCACCCAGATGGTCGCGGCCCAGAAGCTCATCTTCAACACGCTGATCGACGGGATCGTCAACAACGCTCTGACACCGTCGAAGTGGACCCCGACGATCCCCGGCCTCAACCTGGCCCCGATCTTCGAAAACGACATCACGCTGGCGGTGTCGGCGGTCCTGCGGCAGATGGTGGAGGGTTTCCGTGACGCGGTCAACCCGGTGTTCGGGGCGGTCGAGACGGGCCTCAAGCCGATCACCGACGCGCTCGACGCCATCGACTCCCAGGTCACCGATGCCCTCGACGGGGTGTTCCACGTCGACGAGCCCACGCCGAACGTCTCCACCGAAGAGGACGCGGCGAACCGGACGACGGCGGTCAACGACCTCGCCGCGTCCGAAGGGAACCAGCTGCGAACGCTTTTCGTCGCGAAGGAGGACATCACGCCGGTCCCCGAGGTCGATACCGAGGCCGACACCGAAGCGGAGGCCGACAAGCCGGTCGATGTGGTGACGGAAACGCCCACGACGGAATCGACCGCTCCGGCCACCGACGGCGGAACGACCGGCACGCCCGCCGAGAGCCAGAATCAGACCGAGACCAAGGACGCGGATCAGGCGAAGGACACCGCGGGTGAGACGGCGACCGACGCCGGCGACAAGCAGGATGCGCCGACCAAACCGCAGAAGCCGCGGGGCCTCAAGAAGATCACCGAGTCGTTCAAGGCGACGCCGGGCAAGCACGCCGCCGATGCGAACGACCCCGCGAAGAAGACGGTGCAGGAAACCGTCGAGAAGGTCACCGCGGGTGTCGACGACGCCGTGAAGAACCTGGAGAAGGCGGCGAAGGACGCGAAAGCCAAAGCGACGGCCAACGCCTCGGCGTCGAAGACCTCCGACAAGAAGTCCGAAGGCGCCGACGCCGACACCGCCTCCGATGACCAGGCCGCGGCCTAG
- a CDS encoding aldo/keto reductase family protein, with amino-acid sequence MAFTQHRALTAEIDIPLLGFGTYLIPEADTADAVSEAISLGYRHIDTAELYGNERGVGEGLRRGMAEQGLPRPDIFVTTKLWPEAENGTYKSQQQTVRALDESLDKLGLDYVDLYLIHAPFDPEQRLAQWHGLVELRDSGKARAIGVSNYDVRHIEELATAGLPAPDANQIELHPWSQKPALIDFLNGRNILPIAYSSLVPLSTWRAAPGHGSGKTDAMQADSDRGDSPFKVMAAKYGVTEAQLLLRWGVQNGYPVLPKSTIPSRIRANADLFSFQIDDEDMRAIRAMDRGPGVAWGLTDPITAP; translated from the coding sequence ATGGCATTCACTCAACATCGGGCGCTGACCGCCGAGATCGACATTCCGCTGCTGGGGTTCGGCACGTATCTGATCCCGGAAGCCGATACCGCCGATGCTGTGTCGGAGGCGATTTCGCTGGGCTACCGCCACATCGACACCGCGGAGCTGTACGGCAACGAACGCGGGGTGGGCGAGGGGCTGCGCCGCGGAATGGCCGAACAAGGCCTGCCCCGCCCCGACATCTTCGTCACGACCAAACTGTGGCCCGAAGCCGAAAACGGGACCTACAAGTCCCAGCAACAAACCGTACGGGCACTCGACGAGAGCCTGGACAAGCTCGGTTTGGACTACGTCGACCTCTATCTCATCCACGCACCGTTCGACCCAGAGCAGCGTCTGGCCCAGTGGCACGGCCTGGTCGAGCTGCGCGACTCGGGCAAGGCCCGTGCGATCGGCGTCTCCAACTACGATGTCCGTCACATCGAAGAGCTGGCGACGGCCGGCCTGCCGGCCCCCGACGCCAACCAGATCGAGTTGCATCCGTGGTCGCAGAAGCCTGCCCTGATCGACTTTCTGAACGGTCGGAACATCCTTCCCATCGCGTACAGCAGTCTGGTGCCGCTATCCACGTGGCGAGCCGCGCCGGGACACGGCAGCGGCAAGACCGACGCGATGCAGGCCGACAGCGATCGTGGCGACTCACCGTTCAAGGTGATGGCGGCCAAGTACGGGGTCACCGAGGCGCAGTTGCTGCTGCGGTGGGGCGTGCAGAACGGATACCCGGTCCTGCCGAAGAGCACCATTCCGAGCCGTATCCGCGCGAACGCCGACCTTTTCTCCTTCCAGATCGACGACGAGGACATGCGGGCCATCCGGGCGATGGACCGCGGGCCGGGCGTCGCGTGGGGTTTGACGGACCCGATCACCGCCCCGTGA
- a CDS encoding heme-binding protein — MFSSDFAVRRIPRIARTALGAGAFSGLVLFGFAGSAAAQPPPAPVPPPCTAAEMARVMSGVTFDTSNYLTEHPDVNDFFTSLKGQPKDQIADKVRGYLDANPAVRDDLQRIRQPSVDFRNRCGLPPTP; from the coding sequence ATGTTTTCATCCGATTTTGCGGTCCGTCGGATCCCGCGCATCGCCCGCACCGCACTGGGAGCCGGGGCCTTCTCCGGCTTGGTGCTGTTCGGATTCGCGGGATCGGCGGCCGCCCAGCCACCACCCGCACCCGTCCCACCGCCGTGCACCGCGGCAGAGATGGCACGGGTGATGTCAGGTGTCACCTTCGACACGTCGAACTATCTCACCGAGCATCCCGACGTGAACGACTTCTTCACCAGCCTCAAGGGGCAGCCCAAAGACCAGATCGCGGACAAGGTCCGTGGGTACCTGGATGCGAATCCGGCTGTGCGCGACGACCTTCAGCGCATCCGGCAGCCCTCGGTCGACTTCCGGAACCGCTGCGGACTGCCCCCGACGCCCTGA
- a CDS encoding helix-turn-helix domain-containing protein — MNASRRRVSGLRREEVALLAGISAEYYTRLERGHAVGASAEVISAVSQALQLDTVEREHLLHLLDAISGTPSPSRTTSDQLRWASALRPEIRILLDAVTDLPAYVMNRRFDIVAHNRLGRLLYAPMYEDDSGVVNAGVVNTARFAFLGGRRAREFWPNWEQVVDHLVAVLRSEAGRNPHHPGLIELIGQLSTGSQQFRERWAAHDVRANGNGVKTLHHPAVGTMTMPYENLSFSGGDQYLMVYTPEPGSPAHDSLKLLASWESEGMDANDIRATWSNDDAARGGA; from the coding sequence GTGAACGCATCGAGGCGGCGGGTGAGCGGGTTGCGCCGCGAGGAGGTCGCGCTGTTGGCTGGGATCAGCGCTGAGTACTACACCCGGCTGGAGCGCGGTCACGCCGTCGGAGCCTCCGCCGAGGTGATCAGCGCCGTTTCGCAGGCCCTGCAACTCGATACGGTGGAACGCGAGCACCTGCTGCACCTTCTCGATGCAATCAGCGGAACCCCCAGCCCGAGTCGCACGACCAGCGATCAACTGCGGTGGGCGAGCGCGCTCCGCCCGGAGATCCGAATACTGCTCGACGCCGTGACCGACCTCCCCGCCTACGTCATGAACCGACGTTTCGACATCGTGGCGCACAACCGACTCGGTCGGTTGCTCTACGCGCCGATGTACGAGGACGACTCGGGCGTGGTCAACGCCGGAGTGGTGAACACAGCCCGATTTGCCTTTCTCGGCGGACGACGCGCTCGCGAATTCTGGCCGAACTGGGAACAAGTGGTCGACCACCTTGTCGCCGTGCTGCGCTCCGAAGCGGGCCGCAACCCGCACCATCCCGGCTTGATCGAATTGATCGGTCAGCTCTCGACCGGCAGCCAGCAATTCCGGGAGCGCTGGGCCGCGCACGACGTCCGCGCCAACGGCAACGGCGTCAAGACGTTGCACCATCCCGCGGTCGGGACCATGACCATGCCATACGAGAATCTCAGCTTCTCAGGGGGCGACCAATATCTGATGGTGTACACCCCGGAGCCTGGCTCCCCGGCTCACGACAGTCTCAAACTGCTGGCGAGCTGGGAAAGTGAAGGCATGGACGCCAACGACATTCGGGCCACCTGGTCCAACGATGACGCGGCACGGGGCGGCGCCTAG
- a CDS encoding CynX/NimT family MFS transporter, which yields MTYETASPTVDTPRRAPTRVTLVLTAVGIILVAANLRPAVVAVAPLVDSIRLSTHWSSAMIGALTTLPLLMFGLAAPLGPYLAAKIGIERTIFAALITMIVGIALRALPNVGALFVGSALIGVGVGICNAMLPALIKRDFARRSGLMTGLYSMTLSGGAAVASAIVVPIHHAVGGQWRIALAIWAIPTLVALIVWIPQLRAVHRMHPTAHKGNSLLRNPIAWAITIFMGTQSTVFFASAAWLPEILIERGMTAAAAGAVLAVCQIAGLISSLIAPMIAVRFEDQRVFTCITIGICAAGFIGFLSTHQWPVLWTVCIMVGPGSCLALALLFMVLRSTSTEQTGQVSGMAQSGGYVLAAAGPVALGLLHDLTGSWTIALGALGLVLIPQTLAGLVAARNVTMSTPDHTN from the coding sequence GTGACTTACGAGACCGCGTCCCCGACCGTGGACACGCCACGGCGGGCACCCACGCGCGTCACACTCGTGCTCACCGCCGTCGGGATCATCCTGGTGGCCGCGAACCTACGGCCGGCGGTCGTCGCCGTCGCACCACTGGTGGACAGCATCCGACTGTCCACACACTGGTCAAGCGCAATGATCGGCGCCCTGACAACACTGCCCCTCTTGATGTTCGGACTGGCAGCCCCACTGGGCCCGTACCTCGCCGCCAAAATCGGCATCGAACGCACCATCTTCGCCGCACTCATCACCATGATCGTCGGCATCGCACTGCGGGCACTACCCAACGTCGGGGCGCTCTTCGTGGGCTCGGCCCTGATCGGCGTCGGCGTCGGCATCTGCAACGCCATGCTGCCCGCCCTCATCAAACGCGACTTCGCCCGACGCTCGGGATTGATGACGGGGCTGTACTCCATGACGCTATCCGGCGGCGCCGCAGTAGCATCAGCAATCGTCGTCCCCATCCACCACGCGGTCGGCGGGCAATGGCGGATCGCCCTGGCAATCTGGGCCATCCCCACCCTCGTCGCCCTGATCGTCTGGATCCCACAACTGCGCGCGGTGCACCGCATGCACCCCACAGCGCACAAAGGAAATTCCCTGCTGCGCAACCCCATAGCATGGGCCATCACCATCTTCATGGGCACCCAGTCAACCGTCTTCTTCGCATCCGCGGCCTGGCTGCCCGAAATCCTCATCGAACGCGGAATGACCGCCGCCGCCGCAGGCGCGGTCCTGGCCGTCTGCCAGATCGCCGGTCTGATCTCATCCCTGATCGCGCCCATGATCGCCGTGCGCTTCGAAGACCAGCGCGTCTTCACCTGCATCACGATCGGGATCTGCGCGGCCGGCTTCATCGGCTTCCTCAGCACCCACCAATGGCCAGTCCTGTGGACCGTATGCATCATGGTGGGCCCGGGGTCATGCCTGGCCTTGGCGCTGCTGTTCATGGTGCTGCGCAGCACCTCCACCGAACAAACCGGCCAGGTCTCCGGCATGGCGCAGAGCGGAGGCTACGTGCTCGCCGCCGCCGGACCCGTCGCCCTCGGACTGCTCCACGACCTCACCGGCTCCTGGACCATCGCCCTCGGCGCACTCGGCCTCGTCCTCATACCCCAAACACTGGCCGGCCTCGTCGCCGCCCGCAACGTCACGATGTCCACCCCAGACCACACAAACTGA